The proteins below are encoded in one region of Colletotrichum lupini chromosome 5, complete sequence:
- a CDS encoding bacterial alpha-L-rhamnosidase domain-containingprotein, producing MAPMMARLLHFALLLFSSSALLVSTASTTDPNPARPWEAYINSPSTRTVLPQRVHAVSGPANVTTSADDGSFVLTLQPGGQVSLDFGYVGGLLSMMAESNNTSSSPSNSSEPHFSLAFAESPSFVREISDDTGATPTQDYDKALNVTIPASSSTTPYAYTMPKERFRGGFKYLTLHAFRPVTITSIICHLAYSPSQPNPSLWAGHFHTPDDDLLTRIWHAGVFTAQTNIAPPNTSRWLPQVKPGWAYNATLGVEGPMLLDGAKRDRAVWPGDLGIAGTTAYIGLGDAGLESVFFALETMFLYQNASTGQLPFAGPTTGSWRRGAKSDTYHAWTLIACFNYAIFTRDEAWVDGRWGNITAGASYILRAIDASSGIGLAEQVETNDWARLGGGGYNSALNALNYHALSSLASLAADTATGSNGRGEQATTWAAAAAKLKTAYNAVLWDVSASQYRDNETAAGALLFPQDGNALALQYNLTTSPAQASSLSAALLRNWNAIGPVTPELPDTISPFISSIEVLAHFAARKPRRGLRLMRRTWGYMLDSPLMTGTTLVEGMSANGSLYYRSQRGYNYDAAYTSLSHSWSTGPTQALSFKVVGLEVVGWGRWRFEPQMGDLRRAEAGWRDGKGGEYGAVVVVEGGGDGHDEQGAGGILEAEILTPDGTEGVLEITYCEVLFVDGEKWDGGRLQGGRTKVRGEGCRVSC from the coding sequence ATGGCCCCAATGATGGCACGCCTCCTCCACTTTGCGCTCCTCCTTTTCTCCTCATCCGCCCTACTTGTCTCAACGGCCAGCACTACGGACCCGAATCCAGCTCGGCCATGGGAAGCGTACATCAACAGCCCGTCCACCCGGACCGTCCTCCCTCAACGGGTCCACGCCGTCTCCGGGCCCGCGAACGTGACGACCTCCGCCGATGACGGGAGCTTCGTCCTCACCCTCCAGCCAGGAGGTCAAGTATCCCTAGACTTTGGCTACGTCGGCGGTCTCCTCTCCATGATGGCAGAATCCAACAATACATCATCATCACCCAGTAACTCATCAGAGCCGCACTTCTCCCTCGCCTTCGCTGAATCACCCTCCTTCGTCCGTGAGATCTCAGACGATACAGGCGCAACACCAACTCAAGACTACGACAAGGCCCTCAACGTCACAATCCCCGCTTCCTCTTCAACAACCCCCTACGCCTACACCATGCCCAAAGAACGCTTCCGCGGCGGCTTCAAATACCTGACCCTCCACGCCTTCCGCCCCGTAACAATCACCTCGATCATCTGCCACCTAGCCTACTCCCCATCCCAACCAAACCCCTCCCTCTGGGCAGGCCACTTCCATACCCCGGACGACGACCTCCTAACCCGCATCTGGCACGCCGGCGTCTTCACAGCCCAAACCAACATCGCGCCCCCCAACACATCCCGCTGGCTACCTCAAGTTAAACCAGGCTGGGCCTACAACGCGACCCTCGGCGTCGAGGGCCCCATGCTCCTCGACGGCGCGAAGCGAGACCGCGCAGTCTGGCCGGGCGACCTGGGCATCGCGGGCACGACGGCGTACATAGGTCTCGGCGATGCCGGGTTGGAGTCGGTGTTCTTTGCTCTGGAGACCATGTTCCTTTACCAGAATGCTTCTACGGGTCAGTTACCCTTCGCGGGCCCGACGACTGGCTCTTGGAGACGGGGCGCGAAGAGCGATACGTATCATGCTTGGACATTGATCGCTTGCTTCAACTACGCGATTTTCACTCGCGACGAAGCGTGGGTCGACGGCCGGTGGGGGAACATCACAGCGGGCGCGAGTTACATCCTCCGCGCCATCGACGCCAGCAGCGGCATAGGCCTCGCAGAGCAAGTCGAGACAAACGACTGGGCTCGTCTCGGCGGGGGAGGGTATAACAGCGCCCTCAACGCCTTGAACTACCATGCCCTCTCTTCCCTCGCCAGCCTTGCCGCCGACACGGCGACAGGCTCCAACGGCCGCGGAGAGCAGGCAACGACGTGGGCGGCCGCGGCAGCGAAGCTCAAGACGGCGTACAATGCCGTCCTCTGGGACGTCTCCGCCTCGCAGTACCGCGACAACGAGACCGCCGCGGGAGCGCTCCTCTTCCCTCAGGACGGCAACGCGCTGGCCTTGCAGTATAACCTCACCACATCCCCCGCCCAAGCCTCCTCCCTCTCCGCGGCACTACTACGCAACTGGAACGCCATCGGGCCCGTCACGCCCGAGCTGCCGGACACAATCTCCCCCTTTATCTCCTCCATCGAAGTCCTCGCGCATTTCGCCGCGCGGAAACCCCGTCGCGGGCTGCGGCTGATGCGCCGCACGTGGGGCTACATGCTCGACTCCCCGCTCATGACGGGCACCACGCTCGTGGAGGGGATGAGCGCCAACGGTTCGTTGTATTACCGCTCGCAACGGGGGTATAACTACGACGCGGCGTATACTTCGCTCTCGCACAGCTGGTCTACGGGGCCGACGCAGGCTCTTAGCTTCAAGGTTGTCGGGCTTGAGGTTGTTGGGTGGGGAAGGTGGCGGTTCGAGCCGCAGATGGGGGATCTGAGGAGGGCTGAGGCGGGGTGGAGGGATGGGAAGGGGGGTGAGTATGGGGCTGTTGTTGTGGTTGAGGGCGGTGGTGATGGTCATGATGAACAGGGAGCGGGAGGGATACTGGAGGCGGAGATTCTGACGCCTGATGGGACTGAGGGAGTACTTGAAATTACGTATTGTGAGGTTTTGTTCGTTGATGGGGAGAAGTGGGATGGTGGTCGTCTCCAAGGAGGGCGGACGAAAGTCAGGGGCGAGGGATGTCGGGTCAGTTGTTGA